The proteins below come from a single Rhizobium tropici CIAT 899 genomic window:
- a CDS encoding metallophosphoesterase: protein MQQQRDRIDLTGRDYAAIYALSDIHGSYDEMVEAERRIVSDARNLPGRKLLMYLGDYVDRGPRSGDVLAHLSAPPPEGFDRYALCGNHDDVFLRFLDDPETNSHWLEFGALPTFASYGIDARHLLFDLGYSIRQLRDMTLNAMPPAHVDLLRSLAVAVILDSTLFVHAGIKPGIPLSIQTDEDLMWIREPFLSEGPQLPLLVIHGHTPHSHATFGLGRIGIDTAVSMGGSLTILKIADGRPTILQSI from the coding sequence ATGCAGCAGCAAAGAGACCGCATCGATCTCACCGGACGCGACTATGCCGCGATCTATGCGCTGAGCGACATCCACGGCTCCTATGACGAAATGGTGGAGGCGGAAAGGCGCATCGTTTCGGACGCCCGCAATCTTCCCGGCCGAAAGCTCCTGATGTACCTCGGCGATTACGTCGATCGCGGCCCGCGCTCCGGCGATGTGCTCGCGCATCTCAGCGCGCCGCCGCCCGAGGGCTTCGACCGCTACGCGCTTTGCGGCAATCACGACGATGTCTTCCTGCGCTTTCTCGATGATCCCGAGACCAACAGCCACTGGCTCGAATTCGGCGCGCTGCCGACATTCGCATCCTACGGCATAGACGCCAGACATCTTCTCTTCGATCTAGGGTATAGTATCCGGCAATTGCGCGACATGACGCTGAACGCGATGCCGCCGGCGCATGTCGATCTGCTGCGTTCATTGGCTGTAGCCGTCATTTTAGACTCGACGCTCTTCGTGCATGCCGGCATCAAGCCCGGCATCCCCTTAAGCATTCAGACGGACGAGGATCTGATGTGGATCCGCGAACCCTTCCTGTCGGAAGGGCCGCAACTGCCGCTGCTGGTCATCCACGGCCACACACCGCATTCGCACGCCACCTTCGGCTTGGGCCGCATTGGCATCGACACCGCCGTTTCCATGGGCGGAAGCCTGACGATCCTCAAGATCGCCGACGGCAGGCCGACAATCCTGCAGTCGATCTGA